GTGACGACATCGGCGATCTGGTCACCCATCGCCCGTTGCCCGGACCGGCCCTGCCCAATCTGGGGGCGTTCCTGTTCCTCAACCACCATGGGCCGCAGGTCTATGGCGCGCCCAACCGGGGGCTGCCGTTCGGGCCGCATCCCCATCGCGGTTTCGAGACGGTGACCTTCATTCTCGAAGGCGAACTGACCCACCGCGATACCGGCGGCCACGAAAGCACGATTTATGCGGGCGGCGTCCAGTGGATGACGGCGGGAAGCGGGCTGATCCATGCCGAGATCTCGTCGGAGGACTTCAAGCGCAAGGGCGGCCCGCTCGAAATCCTGCAACTCTGGGTGAACCTGCCCGCGCGCCTCAAGATGACCACGCCGCGCTATGTCGGGGTTCAGGCCGATCAGGTGCCCGTTCTTGTCGAGGATGAGGGGCGGGCGAAAGTCCATCTCGTGTCCGGCACGCGCGGCGGGATGACGGGGCCGGTGGACTCGCTGACCGGCGTGTTCATGACGTTTGCATCCATCGCGGCGGGCGGGAGGCTCGTGTTCGAGGGGCTCGCCGGGCGTGATGTGTTTTTCTACGTCGTGTCGGGCGAGGTCGTGGTTGAGGGCGAGAGCGCGCGTGCGTTCCACCTCGTCGAACTGACGCCCGGCGCGCGGGTCACGATTGCTGCGCAGCAAGACAGCGTGATCCTGTTCGGCCACGCTGCGCCCATCGTCGAACCGATCGTTTCGCATGGGCCGTTCGTGATGAACACGGTCGGGGAAATTCACCAGGCTTACGCCGATTTTCGCGCTGGCGCCTTCGGGGCGATGGACTGAACCGCCGGAGTGAACCGGGAACTGGCGCGATTCAAGCCGGAGGGAGGCAGGCGAGGGGCCGGTCGTTGACGGATCCCAATGTTTTGTCCGTTTCGGATGTACATTTACAGTTTCAATGCAGGGCAATGGAGATGCTGCAATGACGAAGATGATGAAAGCCGCGGTGGCGCACGAATTCGGCAAGCCGCTGGTGATCGAGGAAGTGCCCGTGCCCACCCCGGGCCCCGGACAGATCCTGGTCAAGATCGCGACGTGCGGCGTCTGCCATACCGACCTTCACGCCATTCATGGCGACTGGCCGGTCAAGCCCAAGCCGCCGTTCATTCCCGGCCATGAAGGCATCGGCCATGTCGTGGCGCTGGGCACCGGCGTGACCAACGTCAAGGAAGGCGATCTGGTCGGCGTTCCCTGGCTGCACTCGGCCTGCGGCCACTGCACGCACTGCCTGGGCGGCTGGGAAACCCTGTGCCACGAGCAGGAAAACTCGGGCTATTCGGTCAATGGCGGGTTCGCCGAATATGCGCTGGCGGCGGCGGACTATGTCGGCCACGTTCCGGCTGGCCTCGATCTGGTCGAAGTCGCGCCGATTCTGTGCGCGGGCGTGACCGTCTACAAGGGCCTCAAGGTCACCGACACCAAGCCGGGTGACTGGGTGGCGATCTCGGGCATCGGCGGCCTCGGGCACCTCGCGGTGCAATATGCCAAGGCCATGGGCCGCAAGGTGATTGCGGTCGATGTCGACGATGCCAAGCTCGAACTGGCGACGCGTCTGGGCGCCGAACTGACCGTCAACCCGCTCAAGGAAAATCCGGCGGCCTTCGTGCAGGCCCATTGCGGCGGCGCACAGGGCGTGCTGGTGACGGCGGTTTCGCCCAAGGCCTTCGAACAGGCGCTGGGCATGGCTGCGCGCGGCGGTACTGTCGCGCTCAACGGTCTGCCGCCGGGCGACTTCCCGCTGCCGATCTTCGACACCGTGCTCAACGGCATCACCGTGCGTGGTTCGATCGTGGGCACGCGCCTTGACCTCCAGGAATCTCTGGCTTTCGCGGCGGACGGCAAGGTCCGCGCGACGGTCGAGACCGCCCGCCTCGAAGACATCAACGAAGTGTTCGAGCGCATGGAAAAGGGCCAGATCGAAGGTCGCGTGGTTCTCGACCTCCGGTAATTCCGGTGCGGGGTGCGTGCCGGTCCTGACCGGTGCGCCCCTGCTCCGTCATCAAAAAGAGCGCGTTCCCCTGCGATGGGGGACGCGCTCTTTTTGCATGAAGGGGCCAGGTTTCTGTTTTGGAACGCCAGTTTTGGCGGGGCCGGTCGCGTTTGTAACGGGCCGGTCACGGTCTTTCCGGGGGCGGGCGCACTGGGAGCCGGGCATGGAAGGTTGCTTGCCGGTGGTGGAAGGAAGGTGATCAACTGAGAGTGTTTTGCAACAGCGCATCGGCCAAGTTCCGGGCTTGGGCGCATCTGGCACGGCAATTGCTTTGACTTCTGTCAATCGAAGACATGGAGCGGGCCGCCAATCCTCCCCTGAGGCCCGCCGTGCGAGGAAAGGTACGCATGGCCACCGAGACATTCTATGACGTGATGCGCCGACAGGGCATCACCCGGCGCAGCTTCACCAAATTCTGTAGCCTGACCGCCGCGGCGCTTGGCCTGCCGCCCGCCTATGCCGCCGAAATCCAGAATGCGATGGAGACCAAGCCGCGCATTCCCGTGCTGTGGATGCACGGTCTGGAATGCACGTGCTGCTCGGAAAGCTTCATCCGTTCGGGCCATCCGCTGGCCAAGGACGTGATCCTTTCGATGATCTCGCTCGACTATGACGACACGCTGATGGCCGCCGCCGGCCACCAGGCCGAAGCCATCGTCAAGGAAACCATCGAGAAGTACGATGGCAACTTCATCCTCGCGGTCGAGGGCAATCCGCCGCTCAACCAGGAAGGCATGAGCTGCATCATCGGCGGGCGTCCGTTCCTTGAGCAGCTCAAGGAAGCCGCCGACCACTGCAAGGCGATCATCAGCTGGGGCTCGTGCGCGAGCTGGGGCTGCGTTCAGGCCGCGAGGCCCAATCCCACGCAGGCCACCCCGATCCACAAGGTGCCCGGCCTTCCGGCCAAGCCGATCATCAAGGTGCCCGGCTGCCCGCCGATCGCCGAAGTGATGACCGCGGTCATCGCCTATATTCTCACTTTCGAGCGCTTCCCCGAGCTGGACCTTCAGGGGCGCCCCAAGATGTTCTATTCGCAGCGCATTCACGACAAGTGCTATCGCCGCCCGCACTTCGACGCGGGCCAGTTCGTCGAGCACTTCGACGACGAGGGCGCGCGCAAGGGCTATTGCCTCTACAAGGTCGGCTGCAAGGGCCCGACGACCTACAACGCCTGCTCGACGGTGCGCTGGAACGGTGGTCTCTCGTTCCCGATCCAGGCCGGGCACCCGTGCATCGGCTGCTCGGAAGACGGCTTCTGGGACAAGGGCTCGTTCTACAACCGCCTCGAAACCGTCTCGGGCTTCGGCATCGAGGGCAATGCCGACACCATCGGTGTCGCGGCGGCCGGTACGGTGGGGCTGGCCACGGCCGCCCATGCCGCCGTCACGGCGGTCAAGCACGCGCGCGAAAACGCTGCGGCCCGCAACATGACGCCTCCCGCCGCCGATGATGCGGCCCATGAAGGCACGAAAACCCACGATTTCGAGGGACAGGACTGATGACGACGCTTGCCACCCCCAACGGCTTTACCCTCGACAATGGCGGCAAACGACTGGTCATCGATCCGGTCACCCGCATCGAGGGGCACATGCGCTGCGAAGTCAACATCGACAGCAGCAACATCATTCGCAACGCCGTTTCGACCGGCACGATGTGGCGCGGGCTTGAGGTGATCCTCAAGGGCCGCGACCCGCGCGACGCCTGGGCTTTCGTCCAGCGCATCTGCGGCGTGTGCACCGGCACCCACGCGCTCACCAGCGTCCGTGCGGTCGAAAACGCGCTCAAGATCGACATTCCCGAGAACGCGAACTCGATCCGCAACATCATGCAGCTCTCGCTTCAGGTGCATGACCACCTGGTGCACTTCTACCACCTCCATGCGCTCGACTGGGTGAACCCGGTCAACGCGCTCAAGGCCGATCCCAAGGCGACCAGCGTTCTCCAGCAGAGCGTCTCGCCCTCGCATCCCAATTCGTCGCCCGGCTATTTCCGCGACGTGCAGACGCGCCTGCGCAAGTTCGTCGAAAGCGGCCAGCTTGGGCCCTTCAAGAACGGCTACTGGACCAACCCGGCCTACAAGCTTCCCCCCGAAGCCGACCTCATGGCCGTCACGCACTATCTTGAAGCGCTCGATTTCCAGAAGGAAATCATGCGCGTGCGCACGATCTTCGGCGGCAAGGACATCCACCCCAACTGGCTGGTGGGCGGGGTTCCCTGCGCCATCAACCTCGATGGCGACATGGCCGCGGGCGCGCCGATCAACATGGCGAGCCTCGACTACGTGATCTCGATCACCCAGCGCTGCATCGACTTCGTGAAGAACGTCTATGTGCCCGACGTGATCGCCATCGGCGGGTTCTACAAGGACTGGCTCTATGGTGGCGGCATCGCCAACAAGTCGCTGATGGCCTATGGCTGCATTCCCGACAAGGCCAACGACTACAGCCCGTCGAACCTGCTGATGCCGCACGGCGCGATCATCAATGGCAAGTTGTCCGAGATCCACCCGGTCGATCTCGCCGATCCCGAGCAGATCCAGGAATTCGTGCCGCACAGCTGGTACAAGTACGAGGACGAGAGCAAGGGCCTCCACCCGTGGGACGGCGTGACCGAGCCGCACTACGAACTGGGCAAGAACGCCAAGGGCACCTCGACCCGCATCGAGGAACTCGACGAAAGCGCCAAGTACAGCTGGATCAAGGCCCCGCGCTGGCGCGGCCATGCGATGGAAGTGGGGCCGCTTGCGCGCTACATCATCGGCTACCAGCAGGGCCGCGAAGACATCAAGGAGCAGGTCGATGGCCTGCTGCGCGCGCTCGACGTGCCGATGGAAGCGATGTTCTCGACGCTGGGCCGTACCGCCGCGCGCGCGCTTGAGGCGCAGTGGGCTGCCGAGAAGCAGAAGTACTTCCTCGACAAGCTGATCGCCAACATCAAGGCGGGCGACACGGCGACCGCCAACACCGCCAAGTTCGATCCCTCGACCTGGCCCGACGAAGTCAAGGGCGTGGGCTTCTCCGAAGCGCCGCGCGGTGCGCTCGCCCACTGGATTCGCATCAAGAAGGGCAAGATCGACAACTACCAGTGCGTCGTGCCCAGCACCTGGAACGGGTCGCCGCGCGACAACCAGGGCAACATCGGGGCTTTCGAGGCCTCGCTGCTCAACACCAAGGTGGAGCGCGCCGAAGAGCCGGTCGAAATCCTGCGCACGCTGCACAGCTTCGACCCGTGCCTGGCCTGTTCGACCCACGTGATGGGGCCGGACGGCAAGGAACTGGCCGAAGTCAAAGTGCGCTGAGCGGTGGTGTCGCAAGACGCCAAGGGAGTTTGAGATATGCGTAAGTTTTCCAAGATGATGATCGCAGCGCCGGCCCTGCTGGCCAGCGCCACGCCCGCGCTCGCGCACCCCGGCCACGACGACGGCACGCTGCTGTCGGGGCTGATCCATCCGTTCACCGGGGTCGACCATCTGGCTGCGATGGTCGCCGTGGGCCTTTGGGCTGCCACGCGCTCGTCGCGTCAGGCCTGGCAGGCGCCGGTGGCCTTCATGGCGGCGCTCGCCGCCGGGGCTGGCCTTGGTGTCGCCGTCGGGGCGGTGCCGGGTCTGGAAACCATGGTGGCCGCCTCGGTGCTGATCCTGGGGGCCATGCTGGTCATGGCCGCGCAACTGCCCTCGCGCCTTGCGCTGGGGCTGATCGCGGCAACGGGCCTGCTCCATGGCATGGCCCACGGGGTTGAGGCGACCGGTTCGCTGCCGGCCTATTTTGCCGGTTTCCTGGCTTCTTCGGCGCTGCTCCATGCTGCCGGTTGGCTGGCTGGCCGCAGCATTTTTGCGCGCGCGCAGGGCCGTGTGGTGGCGGGCCTCGCGCTCGGTGCGACCGGGCTCGCGCTGCTCGCAGCCTGATCCGGGGAGGGCGTGATGGCCAAGCGTTTCATCAAATCCTCAAAAATCGACGCGGAAATTACCCGTGACGGCATGGTTTATGTCTACGAGGCGCCCGTGCGCGCCTGGCACTGGATCAATGCTGCCGCGATCGTCGGGCTGTTCCTGACCGGCTACCTGATCGGATCGCCGCCTCCGGCGCTGACGGGGGAGCCTTCGGCGCACTACCTGTTCGGCTGGATCCGTTTCATCCACTTTGCCTGCGGCCAGATCATGGCGGTGGGGATCCTGTTCCGGCTCTACTGGAGCTTCGTGGGCAACTATTTCTCGCGGGAAATCATCCGGCCGCCGTTTTTCTCGCGCAAGTTCTGGCGCGGGGTCTGGCTTGAGTCGGTGAGCTACCTCAAGGCCGAGCATTCGCCCCGCCGCTATATCGGGCACAACCCGCTGGCGATCATCTCGATGCACGTGATGTTCATGTGGGTCGTGATCTTCATGATCATCACCGGCTTTGCCCTCTATGGCGAGGGAGAAGGCGCGGGCTGGATCCACACCGTCTTCACCGGGCCGGTGCTGCTGCTGGTTGGCGGCAACAGCTTCACCATCCACACTTTGCACCATTTCGGCATGTGGGCGATGGTGATCTTCGTGCTGATGCACATCTATGCCGCCGTGCGCGAGGACATTCTCTCGCGCGAGGCGATCATCACCTCGATGATCTCGGGCTGGCGCAAGAACCGCAAGGTCACGCCGATCGACTGATCGACTTGCGCTACCCCCCTGTACCGAATGGGGCGGGATGTGGAAGGAGGGGAGCCATCTGGCTCCCCTTTTTTGTGTCGAACTGGAAATCAGGTTTCCATTATTCCTTTCCATGGTGGAAAGTGTTTGATCGTATTTGCGATGGAGAAATGGCCTGCGCAGAGTGGAAGGAAAACGTGCAGTGCCGATGGATGCTCTGTTTCCACCTGCCTGATCCGGTGTTTTTTGGCGTGGTGCTGATTTGGCATCGCCCTTGCTTACCTCTCTTGCCGATCATGCCCTTTCCCAAAAGGGGCGCAAGACAGACCCGACCTCCCGGCCCGTTCCTTCCGCGCGCCGCAAAGGGGGCGGGCTGGGGAGCAAGAGACCGATGCAAGCGACACTGCCCCATGAACGGGCCCATGAACGGCCTGATGCACGGCCCAGCGTGCTGATTCTGGGTATTGGCAATCTTCTGTGGGCCGACGAGGGCTTTGGCGTCCGCGCGGTCGAGCATCTCCACCGCTACTGGTCGTTCGATGACAATGTGCGGCTCGCCGATGGCGGCACGCAGGGCATCTACCTCG
The genomic region above belongs to Novosphingobium sp. IK01 and contains:
- the adhP gene encoding alcohol dehydrogenase AdhP; translated protein: MTKMMKAAVAHEFGKPLVIEEVPVPTPGPGQILVKIATCGVCHTDLHAIHGDWPVKPKPPFIPGHEGIGHVVALGTGVTNVKEGDLVGVPWLHSACGHCTHCLGGWETLCHEQENSGYSVNGGFAEYALAAADYVGHVPAGLDLVEVAPILCAGVTVYKGLKVTDTKPGDWVAISGIGGLGHLAVQYAKAMGRKVIAVDVDDAKLELATRLGAELTVNPLKENPAAFVQAHCGGAQGVLVTAVSPKAFEQALGMAARGGTVALNGLPPGDFPLPIFDTVLNGITVRGSIVGTRLDLQESLAFAADGKVRATVETARLEDINEVFERMEKGQIEGRVVLDLR
- a CDS encoding hydrogenase small subunit, whose protein sequence is MATETFYDVMRRQGITRRSFTKFCSLTAAALGLPPAYAAEIQNAMETKPRIPVLWMHGLECTCCSESFIRSGHPLAKDVILSMISLDYDDTLMAAAGHQAEAIVKETIEKYDGNFILAVEGNPPLNQEGMSCIIGGRPFLEQLKEAADHCKAIISWGSCASWGCVQAARPNPTQATPIHKVPGLPAKPIIKVPGCPPIAEVMTAVIAYILTFERFPELDLQGRPKMFYSQRIHDKCYRRPHFDAGQFVEHFDDEGARKGYCLYKVGCKGPTTYNACSTVRWNGGLSFPIQAGHPCIGCSEDGFWDKGSFYNRLETVSGFGIEGNADTIGVAAAGTVGLATAAHAAVTAVKHARENAAARNMTPPAADDAAHEGTKTHDFEGQD
- a CDS encoding pirin family protein — its product is MDIPCTIHRLHPALRDDIGDLVTHRPLPGPALPNLGAFLFLNHHGPQVYGAPNRGLPFGPHPHRGFETVTFILEGELTHRDTGGHESTIYAGGVQWMTAGSGLIHAEISSEDFKRKGGPLEILQLWVNLPARLKMTTPRYVGVQADQVPVLVEDEGRAKVHLVSGTRGGMTGPVDSLTGVFMTFASIAAGGRLVFEGLAGRDVFFYVVSGEVVVEGESARAFHLVELTPGARVTIAAQQDSVILFGHAAPIVEPIVSHGPFVMNTVGEIHQAYADFRAGAFGAMD
- a CDS encoding nickel-dependent hydrogenase large subunit — its product is MTTLATPNGFTLDNGGKRLVIDPVTRIEGHMRCEVNIDSSNIIRNAVSTGTMWRGLEVILKGRDPRDAWAFVQRICGVCTGTHALTSVRAVENALKIDIPENANSIRNIMQLSLQVHDHLVHFYHLHALDWVNPVNALKADPKATSVLQQSVSPSHPNSSPGYFRDVQTRLRKFVESGQLGPFKNGYWTNPAYKLPPEADLMAVTHYLEALDFQKEIMRVRTIFGGKDIHPNWLVGGVPCAINLDGDMAAGAPINMASLDYVISITQRCIDFVKNVYVPDVIAIGGFYKDWLYGGGIANKSLMAYGCIPDKANDYSPSNLLMPHGAIINGKLSEIHPVDLADPEQIQEFVPHSWYKYEDESKGLHPWDGVTEPHYELGKNAKGTSTRIEELDESAKYSWIKAPRWRGHAMEVGPLARYIIGYQQGREDIKEQVDGLLRALDVPMEAMFSTLGRTAARALEAQWAAEKQKYFLDKLIANIKAGDTATANTAKFDPSTWPDEVKGVGFSEAPRGALAHWIRIKKGKIDNYQCVVPSTWNGSPRDNQGNIGAFEASLLNTKVERAEEPVEILRTLHSFDPCLACSTHVMGPDGKELAEVKVR
- a CDS encoding HupE/UreJ family protein encodes the protein MRKFSKMMIAAPALLASATPALAHPGHDDGTLLSGLIHPFTGVDHLAAMVAVGLWAATRSSRQAWQAPVAFMAALAAGAGLGVAVGAVPGLETMVAASVLILGAMLVMAAQLPSRLALGLIAATGLLHGMAHGVEATGSLPAYFAGFLASSALLHAAGWLAGRSIFARAQGRVVAGLALGATGLALLAA
- the cybH gene encoding Ni/Fe-hydrogenase, b-type cytochrome subunit translates to MAKRFIKSSKIDAEITRDGMVYVYEAPVRAWHWINAAAIVGLFLTGYLIGSPPPALTGEPSAHYLFGWIRFIHFACGQIMAVGILFRLYWSFVGNYFSREIIRPPFFSRKFWRGVWLESVSYLKAEHSPRRYIGHNPLAIISMHVMFMWVVIFMIITGFALYGEGEGAGWIHTVFTGPVLLLVGGNSFTIHTLHHFGMWAMVIFVLMHIYAAVREDILSREAIITSMISGWRKNRKVTPID